The following proteins are co-located in the uncultured Propionivibrio sp. genome:
- a CDS encoding PLP-dependent aminotransferase family protein, with the protein MKRAELILELGDDDTQPRYLRLATALLAAIERGRLRPGDLLPGTRALSTQLGMHRNTVNAAFHELILQGWLVAEASRGTRVAPDLPALGKMPGAPRRTTAPAPGEHDTATPLRVSDGIPDSRLLPAADLARAFRRAISAPMHGIAEGYGDPRGTPALRHALAGYLGQERGIAAGPDDLIVTRGSQMAIYLAARASVAPGQAIAVEDPGYPLAWAAFRATGAQIVGVPVDANGIDVAALEALLAKRNDIGAVYVTPHHQYPTTATLGAGRRLHLLELARRHRLTVIEDDYDHEYRFAGRPVLPLAARTEADAPVIYIGSLSKLLSPTIRLGYAVARPEIVARMAEYRNVIDRQGDVPLETAMAELIADGTLARHARKARRIYAARRDRLVDALRRRLGDSLVVDAPSGGLAVWTRLRGDVSGDTWRSAAADVGIHIAGGTDYALEASRAPNAFRIGFAKLADDEIETVVERLAAARPA; encoded by the coding sequence GACAGCCTTGCTGGCCGCCATCGAGCGCGGCCGCCTGCGTCCGGGCGACCTGCTGCCAGGCACCCGTGCCCTCTCTACCCAGCTTGGGATGCACCGTAACACCGTCAATGCGGCGTTTCACGAACTCATTTTGCAAGGCTGGCTGGTCGCCGAAGCCTCGCGCGGCACCCGTGTCGCGCCCGACCTGCCCGCCCTCGGCAAGATGCCGGGAGCGCCACGCCGGACGACAGCGCCCGCCCCGGGCGAGCACGATACGGCGACGCCCCTGCGCGTCTCGGACGGCATCCCCGATTCACGCCTGCTACCCGCCGCCGATCTGGCCCGTGCCTTCCGCCGCGCGATCTCGGCCCCCATGCATGGCATCGCCGAAGGCTACGGCGACCCACGCGGAACGCCGGCGCTGCGCCACGCACTCGCCGGCTATCTTGGCCAGGAACGCGGCATCGCGGCGGGTCCGGACGACCTGATCGTCACACGCGGCAGCCAGATGGCGATCTACCTGGCGGCACGAGCGAGCGTCGCACCGGGACAGGCGATCGCCGTCGAAGACCCCGGCTATCCGCTCGCCTGGGCGGCGTTCCGCGCGACCGGCGCGCAGATCGTCGGTGTTCCAGTCGATGCTAACGGCATCGACGTCGCGGCGCTGGAAGCGCTGCTGGCAAAGCGTAACGATATCGGCGCCGTCTATGTCACCCCGCACCATCAATATCCGACGACGGCAACACTCGGCGCCGGCCGACGGTTGCACCTGCTCGAACTCGCCCGGCGGCACCGCCTGACCGTCATCGAGGACGACTACGACCACGAATACCGCTTCGCCGGCCGGCCGGTGTTGCCGCTGGCAGCGCGCACCGAAGCTGACGCGCCGGTCATTTACATCGGGTCCTTGTCCAAGCTGCTCTCGCCGACGATCCGGCTCGGCTACGCCGTGGCCCGCCCGGAGATCGTCGCGCGCATGGCCGAATACCGTAACGTCATTGACCGCCAGGGCGACGTGCCGCTCGAGACGGCCATGGCCGAACTGATCGCCGACGGCACGCTCGCGCGTCATGCGCGCAAGGCCCGGCGCATCTACGCAGCGCGGCGCGACCGCCTCGTTGATGCGCTGCGCAGACGGCTCGGCGATTCGCTGGTCGTCGACGCACCATCCGGCGGCCTCGCGGTCTGGACCCGGTTGCGCGGCGATGTTTCGGGCGACACCTGGCGCAGCGCTGCCGCCGACGTCGGCATCCACATCGCCGGCGGCACCGACTATGCGCTCGAGGCAAGCCGCGCCCCCAATGCTTTTCGCATCGGGTTTGCCAAGCTCGCCGACGACGAGATCGAGACGGTGGTCGAGCGCCTGGCAGCGGCTCGACCGGCCTAG
- a CDS encoding LysR family transcriptional regulator, producing MTFTQLEIFVMVAELGGFTAAADKLGISQSAVSHALKQLEREWGVTLLSRNKAGIDLTEIGKPLLVRARELLGIAEAMRQEISAVRGLQRGVLRIGSFGPSSSLLLLPQILERYRQQYPDIEIFVDEGPDDAVAQWIAERRVDVGFVVLPDERFDTQPLIEDYFVAVLPVGHRLARQTQLRIADLCDEPFIMTAAGAAAQIEPLFERAGVRPKIKHRYSQILTIIKMVEHGAGVSIISSLALSDQVMDLCPGVVKIPLTPVARRSVGLAINNLAQASPAVLAFMKTARTLASASALGPTPRTPGSRRRS from the coding sequence ATGACGTTCACCCAACTTGAAATTTTCGTCATGGTCGCCGAACTCGGCGGCTTCACCGCCGCCGCCGACAAGCTCGGCATCAGCCAGTCGGCCGTCTCCCACGCCCTGAAACAGCTCGAGCGCGAATGGGGCGTGACCCTGCTGTCACGCAACAAGGCCGGCATCGACCTGACCGAGATCGGCAAGCCGCTGCTCGTACGCGCCCGCGAGTTGCTCGGTATCGCCGAGGCGATGCGGCAGGAGATCTCGGCCGTGCGCGGCCTGCAGCGCGGCGTGCTGCGCATCGGTTCCTTCGGCCCCTCGTCCTCGCTCTTGCTGCTGCCGCAGATCCTCGAACGCTATCGCCAGCAGTATCCCGACATCGAGATCTTCGTCGACGAGGGCCCCGACGACGCCGTCGCCCAATGGATCGCCGAACGGCGCGTCGATGTCGGCTTTGTCGTGCTGCCGGACGAGCGTTTCGACACGCAACCGCTGATCGAGGACTACTTCGTCGCTGTACTGCCGGTCGGCCATCGGCTCGCGCGACAAACCCAACTACGTATTGCCGACCTCTGCGACGAGCCGTTCATCATGACGGCTGCCGGCGCCGCGGCACAGATCGAACCCTTGTTCGAGCGCGCCGGCGTGCGCCCGAAGATCAAGCACCGCTATTCGCAGATCCTGACGATCATCAAGATGGTCGAACATGGCGCCGGCGTCTCGATCATTTCGAGCCTCGCCCTCTCCGACCAGGTTATGGACCTCTGTCCCGGCGTCGTCAAGATTCCGCTGACGCCGGTGGCGCGCCGCTCGGTCGGCCTCGCCATCAACAACCTTGCCCAGGCCAGCCCGGCGGTCCTCGCTTTCATGAAGACGGCACGAACGCTGGCGTCGGCATCGGCACTCGGCCCGACGCCACGCACGCCGGGATCGCGCCGCCGCAGTTGA
- a CDS encoding alpha-E domain-containing protein, translating into MLSRTADHLYWMSRYTERAENLARLLDVTYQMSLVPKPLAAENQNWGAILALNSLDEAFFARYDEANAENVLRFMVLDPDNLSSIFSCLRAARENAHAVRGTLTSETWESCNMTWLEVRDQKIEPILAGGIGAFFEWVKLRAAVIRGVTFGTMLQDEALSFIRLGGYLERADNTARILDVKYHVLGSGHGEEGASDFYQWGALLRSVSAFEVYRKVYRDVITPARVAELLILRPDMPRSLHACLHGVVKTLDGIRNPQSAETERLAGRLYSQIHYGRIDDVLAGGLHEFLTDFMDRIYELGEGIRHDFLMPEC; encoded by the coding sequence ATGCTGAGCCGCACCGCCGACCACCTCTACTGGATGTCGCGCTATACCGAGCGCGCCGAGAACCTCGCCCGCCTGCTTGACGTGACCTACCAGATGTCGCTGGTGCCGAAGCCGCTGGCCGCCGAAAATCAGAACTGGGGCGCGATCCTGGCGCTGAACAGCCTCGACGAGGCCTTCTTCGCGCGTTATGACGAAGCCAATGCCGAGAACGTGCTGCGCTTCATGGTGCTCGATCCGGACAACCTGTCGTCGATCTTCAGCTGCCTGCGCGCAGCGCGCGAGAACGCCCACGCGGTGCGCGGCACGCTGACCTCGGAGACCTGGGAAAGCTGCAACATGACCTGGCTCGAGGTGCGCGACCAGAAGATCGAGCCGATCCTGGCCGGCGGCATCGGCGCTTTCTTCGAGTGGGTCAAGCTGCGCGCGGCGGTGATCCGCGGCGTCACCTTCGGCACCATGCTGCAGGATGAGGCCTTGAGCTTTATCCGGCTCGGCGGTTACCTCGAGCGCGCCGACAACACCGCCCGCATTCTCGACGTCAAATACCATGTGCTCGGCAGCGGACATGGCGAGGAAGGTGCCAGCGATTTCTACCAGTGGGGCGCGCTGCTGCGCTCGGTGTCAGCCTTCGAGGTCTATCGCAAGGTCTATCGCGACGTCATCACCCCGGCGCGCGTCGCCGAATTGCTGATCCTGCGCCCGGACATGCCGCGCTCATTGCATGCCTGTCTGCACGGCGTCGTCAAGACGCTCGACGGTATCCGCAATCCGCAATCGGCCGAGACCGAACGCCTTGCCGGCCGGCTCTACTCACAGATCCACTACGGCCGCATCGACGACGTGCTGGCCGGCGGTCTGCACGAATTCCTCACCGATTTCATGGACCGCATCTATGAACTCGGCGAAGGCATTCGTCATGACTTCCTGATGCCGGAGTGCTGA
- a CDS encoding circularly permuted type 2 ATP-grasp protein: MTKKFFDEMHAADGSVRPHYRGYEEWLARTPAERIERKRAEADIAFRRVGITFAVYGEEAGKERLIPFDIIPRVIPADEWKALQGGLRQRVKALNAFLGDIYHDQEILRAGLIPEEQILNNAQFRREMIGVDVPAGIYSHITGVDLVRAGEGEFYVLEDNLRVPSGVSYMIEDRKMMMRLFPELFARHQIAPVQHYPDMLLENLRTVAPAGVEDPTVVLLTPGVYNSAYFEHTFLAQQMGVELVEGRDLFVDRDTVFMRTTRGPQRVDVIYRRLDDDFLDPLAFRKDSMLGVPGLLSAYRAGRVTLANAIGTGVADDKSIYPYVPDMIRFYLGEEPLLNNVPTYMLRKPDDLRYVLDHLPELVVKEVHGAGGYGMLVGPASTRQQIEDFRARIVAAPEKYIAQPTLALSTCPTFVESGVAPRHLDLRPFVLSGKDIDMVPGGLTRVALREGSLVVNSSQGGGTKDTWVLENNGRENASC, translated from the coding sequence ATGACGAAAAAATTTTTCGATGAAATGCACGCGGCGGACGGCAGCGTCCGTCCGCATTACCGGGGCTATGAAGAATGGCTGGCGCGGACCCCGGCCGAGCGGATCGAGCGCAAGCGCGCCGAAGCCGACATCGCCTTTCGGCGCGTCGGCATCACCTTCGCGGTCTATGGCGAGGAAGCCGGCAAGGAGCGCCTGATTCCCTTCGACATCATTCCGCGCGTCATTCCCGCCGACGAGTGGAAGGCCCTGCAGGGCGGCCTGCGCCAGCGCGTCAAGGCGCTCAACGCCTTTCTCGGCGACATCTACCACGACCAGGAAATCCTGCGCGCCGGGCTGATTCCCGAAGAGCAGATCCTGAATAACGCGCAATTTCGTCGCGAGATGATCGGTGTGGACGTGCCGGCCGGGATCTATTCGCACATCACCGGCGTCGATCTCGTGCGCGCCGGCGAGGGCGAGTTTTACGTCCTGGAGGACAACCTGCGCGTCCCGTCGGGCGTGTCCTACATGATCGAAGACCGCAAGATGATGATGCGGCTCTTTCCCGAACTGTTCGCGCGCCATCAGATCGCACCCGTCCAGCATTATCCCGACATGTTGCTCGAGAACCTGCGCACGGTGGCGCCGGCCGGCGTCGAGGACCCGACCGTCGTGCTGCTGACGCCCGGCGTCTATAACAGCGCCTACTTTGAACACACTTTCCTGGCACAGCAGATGGGCGTCGAACTCGTCGAGGGGCGCGACCTGTTCGTCGATCGCGACACCGTCTTCATGCGCACGACGCGCGGCCCGCAGCGTGTCGATGTCATCTACCGTCGCCTCGACGACGATTTCCTCGATCCGCTCGCCTTCCGCAAGGATTCGATGCTTGGCGTGCCGGGGCTGCTCTCGGCCTACCGCGCCGGCCGCGTGACGCTCGCCAACGCGATCGGCACGGGCGTTGCTGATGACAAGTCGATCTATCCCTATGTGCCGGACATGATCCGCTTCTATCTCGGCGAGGAACCGCTGCTCAACAACGTGCCGACCTACATGCTGCGCAAGCCCGACGATCTCCGCTACGTGCTCGACCACCTGCCCGAGTTGGTCGTCAAGGAAGTGCATGGCGCTGGCGGCTACGGCATGCTCGTCGGGCCCGCCTCGACGCGTCAGCAGATCGAGGACTTCCGCGCGCGCATCGTCGCTGCGCCGGAAAAATACATCGCCCAGCCGACGCTGGCGCTGTCGACCTGCCCGACCTTCGTCGAGTCAGGGGTGGCGCCACGTCACCTCGACCTGCGGCCTTTCGTCCTCTCGGGCAAGGACATTGACATGGTGCCCGGCGGCCTGACGCGGGTCGCGCTGCGCGAAGGCTCGCTGGTCGTCAATTCGTCGCAGGGCGGGGGCACCAAGGATACCTGGGTGCTTGAAAACAACGGACGGGAGAACGCATCATGCTGA
- a CDS encoding DUF4384 domain-containing protein, whose amino-acid sequence MQITLHRLIVVLAAIALLCPVFALAQGNPPPRVGRHALIIAIGQYGPKEIPMLEGVRFDVANARKMARAMAVPDENIVYLRDGQATADAIRAAIAGLERRIAAGDRVFIYYSGHGTRWLDASSPQNYCVEGLLASDGRPLSNQELGGMLKRLAQKTDKLFVFYDACFSGGVATAPFSTRSLQYNGRRLTPKFTPVGAPESCSKPSNFSTRSLALVMREQGNTPENVVHIAAARPDEVSFDNPEQGGFATVAWSDCLFGEARDIDGSGAVTVSEVTQCAQNRLNKDLVSWPGITGQNMVIGGNADFVPGWIAAEAKPAPVAPAVAVASAVSAVPVVPAVQAPPVVSATPARVLEEIYMQRDAARALRVDVPKSTLKIGADAFELSITANRDGYLYLVMAGSDNESLYLLYPNALDGQNAIKAGETRRLPRPGWAFTAGGPVGEDTILVMLTDTPRDLSRLRAVKEGPFLKSLRDAQGNSLLQQTIVLSGQVGSDAFGAALIRIGESP is encoded by the coding sequence ATGCAGATTACATTGCACCGCCTGATTGTTGTCCTCGCCGCCATCGCGCTGCTCTGCCCCGTCTTCGCGCTGGCGCAGGGAAATCCGCCGCCGCGTGTCGGCCGCCATGCCCTGATCATCGCCATCGGTCAGTACGGACCGAAGGAAATCCCGATGCTCGAAGGCGTTCGTTTCGACGTCGCCAATGCGCGCAAGATGGCGCGTGCGATGGCCGTTCCCGATGAAAACATCGTCTATCTCCGGGACGGACAGGCGACTGCGGACGCGATCCGTGCCGCCATCGCCGGACTCGAACGTCGTATCGCCGCCGGCGACCGCGTCTTCATCTATTACTCGGGACACGGCACCCGCTGGCTCGACGCGAGCAGTCCGCAGAATTATTGCGTCGAGGGCTTGCTGGCCAGTGACGGGCGTCCGCTCAGCAACCAGGAACTCGGCGGCATGCTCAAGCGCCTCGCGCAGAAGACCGACAAGCTGTTCGTCTTCTATGACGCCTGCTTCTCCGGCGGGGTCGCCACGGCGCCGTTCTCGACCCGCTCGCTGCAGTACAACGGCCGTCGCCTGACGCCGAAGTTCACGCCGGTCGGCGCGCCCGAGAGCTGTTCGAAGCCGTCAAACTTCTCGACGCGCTCGTTGGCGCTGGTCATGCGCGAGCAGGGCAACACGCCGGAAAACGTCGTGCATATCGCGGCGGCACGTCCCGACGAGGTCTCCTTCGACAATCCCGAACAGGGCGGTTTCGCCACGGTGGCCTGGAGCGACTGCCTGTTCGGCGAGGCGCGTGACATCGACGGCAGCGGCGCGGTGACGGTCAGCGAGGTGACGCAATGTGCACAGAACCGGCTGAACAAGGATCTCGTCAGCTGGCCGGGCATCACCGGGCAGAACATGGTGATCGGCGGCAATGCCGATTTCGTGCCGGGCTGGATCGCCGCCGAGGCCAAGCCGGCGCCGGTTGCGCCTGCCGTCGCGGTCGCTTCCGCCGTGTCAGCGGTCCCGGTTGTCCCCGCAGTTCAGGCACCGCCCGTGGTCAGCGCCACGCCGGCCCGCGTGCTTGAGGAAATCTACATGCAGCGCGACGCGGCGCGCGCCTTGCGCGTCGATGTGCCGAAGTCCACGTTAAAGATCGGCGCCGATGCCTTCGAACTGTCGATCACGGCCAATCGCGACGGCTATCTCTATCTCGTCATGGCCGGGTCCGATAACGAGAGCCTGTACCTGCTCTATCCGAATGCGCTCGACGGGCAGAACGCCATCAAGGCGGGCGAGACGCGCCGCCTGCCGCGCCCGGGCTGGGCCTTCACCGCCGGCGGCCCGGTCGGCGAGGACACGATCCTGGTGATGCTGACCGACACGCCGCGCGATCTCTCGCGCCTGCGGGCGGTCAAGGAAGGACCGTTCCTGAAGAGTCTGCGCGATGCGCAGGGCAACTCCTTGCTGCAGCAGACGATCGTGCTTTCGGGACAGGTTGGCTCGGATGCCTTTGGCGCGGCGCTGATCCGCATCGGCGAGAGTCCGTAG
- a CDS encoding OmpA family protein, giving the protein MKSIVTVLLLCLATSSWAQPAAAPGTDEIINALVPKQRIQFRNLNVIKTESAAEAPAAGQATPEVPVAPAGGNAALPSPAPVAAPAARPSISLSILFEFNSAKITQESQFVLRNLANALASQELRGNSFLIEGHTDAKGGDAYNMRLSQQRADAVRQWLVERGIAEQQLFALGRGSRDLALPQDPYAGENRRVRIVTVR; this is encoded by the coding sequence ATGAAATCCATCGTCACCGTCCTACTCTTGTGCCTGGCGACATCGTCCTGGGCGCAGCCGGCCGCCGCGCCGGGAACCGACGAGATCATCAACGCGTTGGTGCCGAAGCAACGGATCCAGTTCAGAAATCTCAACGTCATCAAGACCGAGAGTGCCGCAGAAGCGCCGGCGGCAGGGCAGGCGACGCCGGAAGTCCCCGTCGCGCCTGCCGGCGGCAATGCGGCGCTACCTTCGCCTGCGCCGGTGGCCGCGCCGGCTGCGCGGCCCAGCATCTCGCTCTCGATCCTGTTCGAGTTCAACTCGGCGAAGATCACACAGGAAAGCCAGTTCGTGCTGCGCAATCTCGCCAATGCGCTGGCCTCGCAGGAACTGCGCGGCAACTCGTTTCTGATCGAAGGGCATACCGATGCCAAGGGCGGCGATGCCTACAACATGCGGCTGTCGCAGCAGCGCGCCGACGCCGTGCGCCAGTGGCTGGTCGAGCGCGGGATCGCCGAACAGCAGTTGTTCGCGCTCGGGCGCGGATCGCGCGACCTCGCGCTCCCACAGGACCCGTACGCTGGCGAGAACCGTCGCGTCAGAATCGTCACCGTGCGTTAG
- a CDS encoding transglutaminase family protein — translation MDSTRYHVIHETRYDYESPVSLSRQLLHLTPRACPWQRCLAHEIVILPTPGVDRERVDSFGNPVRQFAIEAPHGSLVVRAESRVEVLSRQLDALAFAAPAWESVRDRLTYGVLPVALEASVYLFESPYTRVKREFAAYAAPSFTPGRPLLDAVRDLMRRVFREFRYDAKATTVATPVLTVLEQRRGVCQDFAHLMISCLRSLGLSARYVSGYLLTRPPPGKPRLIGADASHAWVSVFCPDVSGGIWVDFDPTNNVLPDREHITVAWGRDFGDVSPLRGVILGGDAHQPEVAVTVTPCEEA, via the coding sequence ATGGACAGCACGCGTTACCACGTCATTCACGAGACCCGCTACGACTACGAGAGTCCGGTCTCGCTGTCGCGCCAGTTGCTGCACCTGACGCCGCGCGCCTGTCCGTGGCAGCGCTGTCTCGCCCATGAGATCGTCATCTTGCCGACGCCGGGCGTCGATCGCGAGCGCGTCGACAGCTTCGGTAATCCGGTACGTCAGTTCGCGATCGAGGCGCCGCACGGCAGCCTCGTGGTGCGGGCCGAAAGTCGCGTCGAAGTGCTGTCGCGGCAGCTCGACGCGCTGGCCTTCGCGGCACCGGCATGGGAATCCGTGCGCGACCGCCTGACCTACGGGGTGCTGCCGGTCGCGCTCGAGGCCAGCGTCTATTTGTTCGAGTCGCCCTATACGCGGGTCAAGCGCGAGTTTGCCGCCTATGCCGCGCCAAGCTTCACGCCCGGGCGGCCGCTGCTCGACGCGGTGCGCGACCTGATGCGGCGGGTCTTCCGGGAGTTCCGCTACGATGCCAAGGCGACGACGGTAGCCACGCCAGTGCTGACGGTGCTCGAGCAGCGGCGCGGCGTCTGCCAGGATTTCGCCCATCTGATGATTTCCTGCCTGCGCTCGCTCGGCCTGTCGGCACGCTATGTCAGCGGCTATCTCCTGACCCGGCCGCCGCCCGGCAAGCCGCGCCTGATTGGCGCCGATGCCTCGCATGCCTGGGTATCGGTGTTCTGTCCCGATGTTTCCGGCGGTATCTGGGTGGATTTCGATCCGACCAATAATGTGCTGCCCGACCGCGAGCACATCACCGTTGCCTGGGGGCGCGATTTCGGCGATGTGTCGCCGTTGCGCGGCGTCATTCTCGGCGGCGACGCGCATCAGCCGGAAGTGGCGGTGACCGTGACGCCCTGCGAAGAAGCCTAA
- a CDS encoding circularly permuted type 2 ATP-grasp protein, with the protein MPRSLLANYPRQTDRFDEMLAENGQLRPSWKAFFDHLDSATPAQMRHQRDFVRRRILENGVTYNVYADPKGADRPWELDPLPLILSQKEWSGIASAVTQRARLFNALLGDLYGEQRLLRDGNLPAALVYGHNGFLWPCQGMRPPDDIWLHLYAADLARSPDGQWWVIADRTQAPSGAGYALENRLIVSRLFPEKFRELGVRHLAGFFAALQEGLAHWASKDEAGGAPLVVLLTPGPYNETYFEHAYLARYLGYPLVEGQDLTVRDDRVYLKTLTGLRRVHAILRRLDDDFCDPLELRGDSALGVPGLLQAVRAGTVLVANALGSGVLESAALPGFLPGICEKLLGESLAMPSVGTWWCGEPTALEFVIEHLDRLVIKGAYPSQRLEPVFGSELRGAARAEMIERLQARPTAYVAQELVRFSQAPSWSAPHERRLIPRGIALRVYVAATPQGYRVMPGGLTRVTSATQTRFISMQRGGSSKDAWVLSDAPPDSLSLIKPPIGRADLVRSGSNLSSRVVENLFWFGRYAERCEDMARLLRVGLSRLVDASVDEDLAALRSAYETGRVLQLLPAVAGKTPGRREIEAQLLTALCAPEWGDGLAGDIRRLLWVGAQVRERFSLDNWHALNRLQHQLQAYAKAKPSLGEAMSFIDQMLLASSALAGFAMDDMTRDDGWRFLIIGRRLERLVFLANAISAFLRLESARQPGCLEWLLELADSIITYRSRYMAQPELLPAIDLIVFDDANPHAVIFQVANLVRYVERLQRELPHPGGESECETLRVGLERLRQFDLHCSALRDPGACAACGNCPDLAELLDAIAQDAARLSDRLAMRYFTHVGDVGRPTLAA; encoded by the coding sequence ATGCCGCGCTCCCTGCTCGCGAATTATCCGCGCCAGACCGACCGTTTCGACGAGATGCTCGCCGAGAACGGTCAGTTGCGTCCGTCATGGAAGGCCTTTTTCGACCATCTCGACAGCGCGACGCCGGCACAGATGCGCCATCAGCGCGATTTCGTCCGTCGCCGCATTCTTGAGAACGGTGTCACGTACAACGTCTATGCCGATCCCAAGGGCGCCGACCGGCCGTGGGAGCTCGATCCGCTGCCCCTGATCCTGTCGCAGAAGGAGTGGAGCGGCATCGCGTCGGCGGTGACGCAGCGTGCGCGGCTCTTCAACGCGCTGCTCGGCGATCTCTACGGCGAGCAGCGCCTGCTCCGCGACGGCAACCTGCCGGCGGCGCTCGTCTATGGTCACAACGGTTTCCTCTGGCCGTGCCAGGGGATGCGTCCGCCCGATGACATCTGGCTGCACCTGTATGCCGCCGATCTGGCGCGTTCGCCCGACGGTCAGTGGTGGGTGATCGCCGACCGCACGCAGGCGCCTTCGGGCGCCGGTTATGCGCTGGAAAACCGTCTGATCGTCTCGCGCCTCTTTCCGGAAAAATTCCGCGAACTCGGCGTCCGTCATCTCGCCGGCTTCTTCGCCGCCCTGCAGGAAGGGCTGGCCCACTGGGCGAGCAAGGACGAGGCAGGCGGCGCGCCATTGGTCGTGCTGCTGACGCCCGGTCCTTACAACGAGACCTACTTCGAGCACGCTTATCTGGCGCGCTATCTCGGTTATCCGCTCGTCGAAGGCCAGGATCTGACGGTGCGCGACGACCGCGTCTATCTGAAGACGCTGACCGGCTTGCGGCGCGTGCATGCGATCCTGCGCCGGCTCGACGACGATTTCTGCGATCCGCTCGAATTGCGCGGCGATTCGGCGCTTGGCGTGCCGGGGCTGTTGCAGGCGGTGCGCGCCGGTACCGTGCTGGTCGCCAACGCACTCGGCAGTGGCGTGCTCGAATCGGCGGCCTTGCCGGGTTTCCTGCCCGGCATCTGCGAGAAGCTGCTCGGCGAGTCGCTGGCGATGCCCTCGGTCGGTACCTGGTGGTGCGGCGAGCCGACGGCGCTGGAGTTCGTCATCGAACACCTCGACCGGCTCGTCATCAAGGGCGCCTATCCTTCGCAGCGGCTGGAGCCGGTGTTCGGCAGCGAATTGCGCGGCGCTGCCCGCGCCGAGATGATCGAACGCCTGCAGGCGCGGCCGACGGCCTATGTCGCGCAGGAACTGGTGCGCTTTTCTCAGGCGCCGTCGTGGAGCGCACCGCACGAGCGCCGGCTGATTCCGCGCGGCATCGCGCTGCGTGTCTATGTGGCGGCGACGCCGCAGGGCTACCGGGTAATGCCGGGCGGACTGACACGTGTCACTTCGGCGACGCAGACGCGTTTCATCTCGATGCAGCGCGGCGGGTCGAGCAAGGACGCCTGGGTGCTCAGCGACGCGCCGCCCGATTCGCTGAGCCTGATCAAGCCGCCGATCGGGCGCGCCGATCTCGTGCGCAGCGGCAGCAACCTGTCGTCGCGCGTCGTCGAGAACCTGTTCTGGTTCGGCCGCTATGCCGAGCGCTGCGAGGACATGGCGCGTCTCCTGCGTGTCGGCCTGTCGCGGCTCGTCGATGCCAGTGTCGACGAGGATCTCGCCGCTTTGCGCTCGGCCTACGAGACCGGGCGGGTGCTGCAGTTGCTGCCGGCCGTGGCGGGCAAGACGCCGGGCCGGCGCGAGATCGAGGCGCAGTTGCTGACGGCGCTGTGCGCGCCCGAGTGGGGCGACGGCCTGGCCGGCGACATCCGCCGCCTGCTCTGGGTCGGCGCCCAGGTGCGCGAACGTTTCTCGCTCGACAACTGGCATGCCCTGAATCGCCTGCAGCACCAGCTGCAGGCTTATGCCAAAGCCAAACCCTCGCTTGGCGAGGCGATGTCCTTCATCGACCAGATGCTGCTTGCATCGTCCGCACTGGCCGGTTTCGCCATGGACGACATGACGCGCGACGACGGCTGGCGCTTTCTGATCATCGGTCGCCGGCTCGAGCGGCTGGTCTTCCTGGCCAATGCGATCTCCGCTTTCCTGCGCCTCGAGTCGGCGCGGCAGCCAGGCTGTCTCGAATGGCTGCTCGAACTCGCCGACAGCATCATCACCTACCGCTCGCGCTACATGGCGCAACCGGAACTCCTGCCGGCGATCGACCTGATCGTCTTCGACGATGCCAACCCGCATGCGGTGATTTTCCAGGTGGCGAACCTCGTCCGCTATGTCGAGCGCCTGCAGCGCGAGTTGCCGCATCCCGGTGGCGAATCCGAGTGTGAGACCCTGCGGGTCGGGCTCGAAAGACTGCGGCAATTCGATCTGCATTGTTCGGCGCTGCGCGATCCGGGCGCCTGCGCCGCCTGCGGCAATTGTCCCGACCTGGCCGAACTGCTCGATGCCATCGCACAGGATGCCGCCCGCTTGTCCGACCGGCTGGCGATGCGCTATTTCACCCACGTCGGCGATGTCGGTCGGCCGACCCTGGCAGCGTGA